In Candidatus Endomicrobium procryptotermitis, a genomic segment contains:
- a CDS encoding [FeFe] hydrogenase, group A produces MEKQLTINNAKVFFRDEKNILEVIRKQNIELPTFCYHSELSAYGSCRLCMVEVDGRGILPACSTPPESGMKIRTNNEEIREMRKIIVELLLANHDKDCTSCRKSETCQLQSLSRKLGIDKIRFKNVAKKEEKDLSTHSLVRDPGKCVLCGDCVRFCEEIQSIGAIDFANRGPNSQVCPSFGKDLDDSECVYCGQCARVCPTGAITPKSEVTYVWKMLSDPKKKVIVAIAPAVRAAIGESFGIMGENGTEAAGKIVTALRSMGFDKVFDISFGADMTIVEEANEFVERLGNDKYMPQFTSCCPAWVKFVEQYYPDMIKNLSSCRSPQGMFGSVAKKIMPQILEVSKEDLVVVAIMPCTAKKFEARRPELSKDGIQDIDYVLTTQEFARMIEESGLRFADLNPSAFDMPMGFKTGGGVIFGNSGGVTEAVLRNVIQTKDGIDETEEFSFVRGDNGIRETKVNVGGKELKIAIVYGLKNARKIVRDIKADKTRYDFVEVMACPGGCIGGAGQPVYKDLSVRKMRTKVLYENDKTLELHKPQDNPYVQKMYEQFLGNPGSHEAHELLHSKHSNKKRLQEGPFTIYKSLKEKKLNINVCFGTGCMLRGSQKLLRQILDFVEMKDFKDNVGIDASFCFEKCSKGPIVRIGSQTIEKCSIGAVQEAIMEEIKKIPK; encoded by the coding sequence ATGGAAAAACAATTGACCATAAACAACGCGAAAGTCTTTTTCAGAGACGAAAAGAATATTCTTGAAGTAATAAGAAAGCAAAATATTGAACTACCGACTTTTTGTTACCATTCGGAACTCAGCGCCTACGGTTCATGCAGGCTTTGTATGGTTGAAGTCGACGGCAGAGGAATTCTGCCCGCATGTTCTACACCACCAGAAAGCGGAATGAAAATAAGAACAAACAACGAAGAGATAAGAGAGATGAGAAAAATCATCGTCGAGCTGCTTTTGGCAAATCACGACAAAGACTGTACATCGTGCCGCAAAAGCGAAACCTGTCAGCTTCAATCGCTTTCAAGAAAATTGGGAATTGACAAAATAAGATTTAAAAATGTTGCCAAGAAAGAAGAAAAAGATCTTTCTACCCACTCTTTGGTAAGAGATCCGGGCAAATGCGTTCTCTGCGGTGACTGTGTGAGATTTTGTGAAGAAATACAGAGTATTGGAGCCATAGATTTTGCCAATAGAGGACCTAATTCGCAAGTCTGTCCGAGTTTTGGAAAAGATTTGGACGATTCCGAATGCGTTTACTGCGGCCAGTGTGCGCGTGTATGTCCAACCGGAGCAATTACGCCGAAATCCGAAGTGACTTATGTCTGGAAGATGTTGAGCGATCCGAAAAAGAAAGTCATAGTTGCAATCGCTCCTGCCGTAAGAGCCGCCATAGGCGAATCGTTCGGAATTATGGGAGAAAACGGAACAGAAGCCGCCGGAAAAATCGTAACGGCTTTACGTTCGATGGGTTTTGATAAGGTTTTTGACATCTCTTTTGGGGCAGATATGACGATAGTCGAAGAGGCAAACGAATTTGTCGAAAGGCTTGGAAATGATAAATATATGCCTCAATTTACTTCCTGCTGTCCTGCATGGGTAAAGTTTGTCGAACAATATTATCCAGACATGATTAAAAATCTTTCAAGCTGCCGTTCTCCGCAGGGAATGTTTGGTTCAGTAGCTAAAAAGATTATGCCGCAGATACTTGAAGTCTCGAAAGAAGATTTGGTAGTGGTTGCCATAATGCCCTGCACGGCAAAAAAATTTGAAGCCAGACGTCCGGAACTTTCAAAAGATGGAATTCAGGATATAGATTATGTTTTAACGACACAGGAATTTGCAAGAATGATAGAAGAGTCTGGACTGCGTTTTGCTGATTTGAATCCTTCGGCTTTTGATATGCCTATGGGCTTTAAAACGGGCGGGGGAGTAATATTTGGAAATTCAGGCGGAGTTACGGAAGCTGTTTTGAGAAACGTTATACAGACAAAAGACGGCATTGATGAGACCGAAGAGTTCAGTTTTGTGCGCGGCGATAACGGCATAAGAGAAACAAAAGTCAATGTCGGCGGAAAGGAGTTAAAAATTGCGATAGTGTATGGTCTCAAGAACGCAAGAAAGATTGTCAGAGATATAAAAGCGGACAAGACCAGATATGATTTTGTCGAAGTCATGGCATGTCCGGGAGGCTGCATCGGAGGAGCGGGACAGCCGGTCTACAAAGATCTTTCAGTGAGAAAAATGCGTACAAAAGTGTTGTATGAAAACGATAAAACACTTGAACTTCATAAACCTCAGGACAATCCTTATGTTCAAAAAATGTACGAACAGTTTCTCGGCAATCCCGGCAGTCATGAAGCGCATGAGCTTTTGCACTCGAAACACAGCAATAAAAAAAGACTTCAGGAAGGGCCGTTTACTATTTACAAATCACTGAAAGAAAAGAAACTCAATATAAATGTATGTTTTGGCACTGGCTGCATGCTTAGAGGTTCACAGAAACTTTTAAGACAGATACTTGACTTTGTTGAGATGAAAGATTTTAAAGATAATGTCGGAATAGACGCTTCTTTCTGTTTTGAAAAATGTTCTAAAGGTCCGATAGTCAGAATCGGGTCGCAGACTATAGAAAAGTGTTCTATTGGAGCGGTGCAGGAGGCTATTATGGAAGAAATTAAAAAAATTCCTAAATAA
- the ruvX gene encoding Holliday junction resolvase RuvX — translation MGRIMAIDYGLRRIGIAMTDIMHIVAAPFDTIYSAGNTKKDAEKIAEIAKENDVSEIVVGVPFNMDGTEGKMAETVRQFIEEIKKLSAAQVFEMDERLTTVQAERMLIEEGNISREKRKGLKDKLAASFILQIYLDMKGF, via the coding sequence TTGGGAAGAATAATGGCTATAGATTATGGACTTAGAAGAATAGGCATAGCAATGACTGACATTATGCATATTGTTGCAGCTCCTTTTGATACGATATACAGTGCTGGTAACACAAAAAAAGATGCCGAAAAAATAGCTGAAATAGCAAAAGAAAACGATGTCTCAGAAATAGTTGTTGGAGTTCCATTCAACATGGATGGCACGGAAGGCAAAATGGCCGAAACGGTAAGACAGTTTATAGAAGAAATCAAAAAACTTTCCGCAGCGCAAGTTTTTGAAATGGATGAAAGACTTACGACTGTTCAGGCCGAAAGGATGCTGATTGAAGAAGGAAATATTTCACGTGAAAAAAGAAAAGGACTTAAAGACAAACTTGCCGCCTCTTTTATTTTGCAGATTTATTTGGATATGAAAGGATTTTAA
- a CDS encoding NYN domain-containing protein, producing the protein MHYIVDGYNVINCSDNFTASTLEGRRNKLIDFILHNRPHGSLRNIVTVVFDCKSKNPYESGGYNRSHVGSIEIIFSDGIMLADDIIAEMVDNAKNPYEITVVTNDKGIRRRTSPGGAKHESVESFLAKGLKQKNTNRSREVLPRDIKEGINEEFEQLWLKKRGIK; encoded by the coding sequence ATGCATTATATAGTTGATGGCTATAATGTTATCAATTGCAGCGACAACTTTACGGCTTCCACTCTTGAAGGCAGACGTAATAAACTTATTGATTTCATTTTGCATAATCGGCCTCACGGGAGTTTGAGAAATATCGTTACCGTCGTTTTTGATTGCAAATCAAAAAATCCTTACGAATCTGGCGGCTATAACAGGTCTCATGTTGGAAGCATAGAGATAATTTTCAGTGATGGAATTATGCTTGCCGATGATATAATCGCCGAAATGGTCGACAATGCAAAAAATCCCTATGAAATTACGGTTGTGACAAACGACAAAGGTATCAGACGACGCACGTCGCCCGGTGGAGCAAAGCATGAAAGCGTTGAAAGTTTTTTGGCTAAAGGTTTAAAACAAAAAAACACAAACAGGTCGCGGGAAGTTTTGCCGAGAGACATAAAGGAAGGAATAAATGAGGAATTTGAACAATTATGGTTAAAAAAGCGGGGTATAAAGTAA
- the mltG gene encoding endolytic transglycosylase MltG, with translation MVKKAGYKVIIAAVIAAVLFIVFAFCRFEKYAEKKVFIVQRGESASLVAARLQNEKLICSRKLFLAYVKFTHSADKIKAGYYEFTGKDGMFKILDELKFGSKSLIKFTVPEGSNIEQTAEIIASKKTVDKDKFIRIAAEKRMEGYLMPETYFIDPLMSEEDIISAMKKEFANKVTADMYERAGELNMTIEQIITLASIIEKEAVEPQERAAIAAVFHNRLKKKIRLESCATVLYALGVNKARLTLEDTHFDSPYNTYRHLGLPPGPICSPGIESIKAALYPENSSSLFFVSKGNGRHLFAESLEEHVKNKRETKKIIKNQRTD, from the coding sequence ATGGTTAAAAAAGCGGGGTATAAAGTAATCATTGCTGCGGTCATTGCAGCAGTTTTATTTATTGTATTTGCATTCTGCCGTTTTGAGAAATACGCGGAAAAAAAGGTTTTTATCGTACAAAGAGGGGAAAGTGCATCTTTGGTTGCGGCACGTTTACAAAACGAAAAGCTCATATGTTCAAGAAAATTGTTTTTGGCTTATGTGAAATTTACGCATTCAGCTGATAAAATAAAAGCCGGATACTATGAATTTACGGGTAAAGATGGAATGTTTAAAATTTTAGATGAGTTAAAGTTTGGTTCAAAAAGTCTTATAAAGTTCACAGTTCCAGAGGGAAGCAATATAGAACAGACGGCTGAAATTATAGCTTCAAAAAAAACCGTAGATAAAGACAAATTTATACGTATTGCTGCGGAAAAGAGGATGGAAGGCTATCTCATGCCAGAAACTTATTTTATAGATCCTCTTATGAGTGAAGAAGACATTATTTCTGCTATGAAAAAAGAGTTTGCCAATAAAGTTACTGCGGATATGTATGAAAGAGCCGGGGAGCTTAATATGACTATTGAACAGATTATTACGCTTGCATCGATAATCGAAAAAGAAGCGGTAGAACCGCAGGAACGTGCCGCTATAGCTGCCGTATTTCATAACAGGCTCAAGAAAAAAATCAGGCTTGAATCCTGTGCTACGGTTTTGTATGCTTTGGGCGTAAATAAGGCAAGACTTACTTTAGAAGATACACATTTTGATTCTCCATATAATACTTACAGGCATTTAGGGCTGCCTCCCGGCCCGATTTGCAGTCCGGGAATAGAATCCATAAAAGCCGCTTTATATCCGGAAAATTCAAGCAGTCTATTTTTTGTTTCCAAAGGAAACGGCAGGCATTTGTTTGCCGAAAGCCTTGAGGAACATGTAAAAAATAAGCGTGAAACCAAAAAAATAATAAAAAATCAACGCACAGATTAA